ACACGTTCAAATACATCGGCAACTTGCTCCGCAGACGTTAGACTGTCAGGCTGGAACTCAAATGAAGGTCCGCGGTCCTGATCGCTGAAATCAAGATTCAAGCCAAAAATATCTTCCATGATTTGCCTCGCAGGTTCTTACGTTCTACAACCCACGGTTTTTAAATGGCGATGTATCGGTATTCTGGTAATTAAACTTTTTTAATGGATCATGTTTTCGATTCGACACAGAGCTGAGAGTATAAAATCGAAACTCATTGAGCAGTAGAGAAAACAAAATCTTGGATTTATGTTTGCCAATTTTTTAAGTAACAACAGAGACAATCACATGTGTGTTTGAAATCCACACTTGCATCCTTGAAAGACTTACCATTGCAGCAGAAATACTGTGAGAACGAGCAGAAAAATCAATCAAGACGTGTCTCCGCGCGATACTCTGAATTGGCCTCCTGACGTCACTTGTCACCATCGCAAAAAAAGAAGCCGGCCGCCTGGAGGTCTTCTGGCGGTCGGCTTCGAAAAACGGCCCCGCATGTGCGGGACCGGCGGAACGGTCCTTCACCCGAACTAGAACTTCAGCCTCAGACCGGCATTGATGGAGACCTGCTCGTCCGTGTTGTAGCCGGCCTCGATATAGGTCGGGCCAACTTCCAGGGCAGCGAAACCGCGGGCGGTGAAGCCGTTGTCATAGGGCGTTTCCAGATCAGTGCCCATCAGGTTGTAGCCGACCGACTGACCGTCGGCATAGCTCGCCTCCACGCCGTAGCGGATCCGGGTCCCGAAGCTGTCGTTCACGACGGGAAGATTGTGCGCCATCTGCAGCTGGGTGCCGATGACATTGCTGAACCGGCTGTCGACATCCAGCTGCGTGCCGCCGGAGAATGAAAAATCGTGGCCCTGGTTCCAGGTACCGAGATAGTTCACCCGGAAGGAACTGCCGAACGGACCTCTCACCAGGAGCGAAGGCGAGAGGAAAATGGACGCATAGTTGGCCGTATCCGAGTCGATCCCGCCCGCGACGCGGTTGTCGGCCAGGTCCCTGTCGGTCCTGTTATAGGCAGCACCGGCCGTCAGCGAAACGTTGAGCCGCTCGGCGATATTGCCCGAAACGCCGCCGAACAGGGTTCCCGAGTAGGTGTCATAAGAGAGGTCCTCGTCGCCGGAAACGCTGCTGTAGGCGGCCCCTGCGAAATAGCTGAGCCTCTCCTTGTTCACCCCCACGATTGTGCCGACAGAGTAGCCGGTGTATCCGGATGTGTGGTCGGCGTCCGTGTCGAGATAGCTCACATCGTCGTCGCCATCATCCTGCACCCAGCCGCCGAACACCCTTGCCCACTTGTTCGCCATGCCGTCGGCATCGCCGTTGAAGGCGAAATCACCTGCCGGCGGCCGGGCCTCGGTGCCATCGTCGATGGCATTCTGGATCTGGGAAACCATCGACCAGGCAACCTGGTCCTGCTGGGCATAGCCGTCAAGATCGACCACGTAGAGCGTATCATCAACGATGACATAGTCGTTTCCTGAGAGAATGTTGTCCGGCACTCCGCCCGGCGTTTTCGTATTCGTGCTCCACACACCGGTCTCATCATCGTAGACGTCGTACACATAATCTTCCGTTGCGAATCTGACGACTGCATTCAGGCCATCACCCAGGCGCAAAGTCGTATTGGAAAATACGCTGTTCAGAATGAAGACGTCGCCATAGAGGATCGATCCGTCAAGCAACGAGATAATGTTTTGACCTGGGGTGCCATCAAGATCATTCACGGCTGTGTCGATCATGATCGAGAAGCCCTGTTCGGAGATGATGCGGCCGTAGTTCACCACATGCTGGTTGGAGCGCCCCATGGCAGCCACGCCGTGCGTGGTTGGCCCCGTCGTTCGGATCGTACCTGCATTGACCGTGAGGCTTGTTTGAGCGCTGGTGATACCGGTGCCGTTCCTGTAGTTCGCGATGCCATAGGAGAGATGGCCTGCGATGTTCTCGCCATCGATCAGAATCTCTCCGTAATTGTAAATCTCGCCGCCCGCACCATTGATTTCCTGACCGAAGCCCCGCGGCAGGACCTTGATGAAACCGTTGTTGATCATCGTGCTGTTGTGGCCCTCGATCCTCATGCCGCTCGCATCAAAGGTCTCGCCGCTCGCGTGTTCGCTCAGCATTTCGATGGTGCCGTTGTTGATCATGGTCGAATTGATACTGAGGTAGGTACCCGCATCGGAGCCGTCGATGAACATGCCGCGGCTCTGGACGACATAGGACCGGATCAACCCGTTGTTGACCACCAGATGCCCGGTTGTCGGATTGCTCGAAGCGTCAGCGGCATCAACGCGAATGCCGGCGCTGGCGTAGGAGGTCTGATAAACGTCCCCATTCGGATCAACATACGCAAAATCATCGCTGGGATCGTCAGGCGTGCCATTGTCGCCTTCCATGTTATCCTGAGCCGCATCCAGTTCAATGATGATCGTACCGTTGTTTATTCCGGTAAAGCCATTGCCCGTGTCGTAGGCATAGATCCCGTTGACGAAGGTATCGGATATGCTGATCAAGCCATTGTTGATGGCGGTTGCGTATTCCGATTCGCCAATGAAAATCCCGTCGCCCCAACCATTCGAAATATCAAACCCGTTTGCATCCAAGGTGTAGTTGTGAATGTAGTCACCATACGTTCTGATCGTGCCGTTGTTGACCACGGTCAGACCGTCAAGCCCGAACGCAGCGACACCCTCGGCTTCCGTCGTTTCAATCGTTACGCCCTCAAGGACGATAAACCTGTCGCCCGCACCGAACGTCAGACCGCCATGGGATATGAAGGTATCGAAATCGAGAATCACATCGTCAGCCTGCGCATAGCCCGGCACGGCCAGCAGCGCACCGGCCAGAAAGAGCGGGCAAATCTTCTGACCGAACAGCGTCCGGAGTGAACTCGTCCGCTTCAAGGTCGGGACCGAGTTCCGGGCAGCAAGGTTGGCGAGGGGATTGTTCATGGTCTTTATTCCTTGTGCTGCGCGGTTTGCACGCCGGCTGTTCGAAGGCTTGGTTGGACTGAGGCACGTGCGCAGGCACGGATCGGCGGAGCGGGCCGGGCCGTCTCGTGCCGTCTGGCGAGCGTGGCCGGATGGATGGAAACAATGTGTCCGGGAGCGAGCGGAAAGGCGGCGGTCACGGTTCGGAAACCAGGCTCACGTGTTGGCACGACATAAGGCCGGGCTCCCCATCTGCCCGCCTTGCGCCTCACCGGCCGCGCAGAGGCGACAACGGATTTTGCGTGTGAAATTCCCGATACCCTGGTCAACCCGGACCTACCCCTAAACTGGGCCGCTTCCGGGTGAAGGATCGGGTCGCTAAACCCGATTCATCAGCCGAATGACAGCCGTTCCAGCTCCGGGGGAATTCATCTCATTACCTCGGAAAACCGGCCATTTTCCAGAGTCCGATTTCCTTATTCGATCCTCCAAACCGGAATGGCGTGCATGTTGGGGTGAGCCCTTCCGGGGAGCGCTTCAGGCACGCCGGGGCAACATTTCGATATCTGGAGGAGCTCTGGATGCCGGCCTTCGGGAAGGCCTGCATCATCTCCGCAAGCAGCAATCAACGCGCGCGGAAAATCTTGGAGCATGAAGAAAGAAATCAGGAGGCGCGAAAAAGCGGCGGAAAAGCCGGAATGATATTTTGAGGATCGCAAGCAACCTTGTGCGGCGCATGTGTGCCGCTCCCGGCACACCTCACCGTGATTGCCGGCGGGTAGGGTGCGGTAGGCACGTTTTCTGCCCGTGAAGTCATGACCGCATCAATATGAAAGTACGCATTCTCATGAGACTTTTCGGCAACGGCGTCCCCCATCCTGATCTGCGCAAAGAACTCGTGAAAAGCCAAATGCAGGCGCCGGGAGGCCGGGGTGAAATCGTTTCCTCTGGCGCGTCAGCGGAGGCAACGCAATGAATGTGCATTGCCTGATGGACCGCCGCGGCGATGCGGAAAAGAGACCCGACGAATCGCCCGCTGCGAAAAGCTTCGCATGCGACGACATCGACCAGTTTTCGGGTTTGTTTCACGGCGTAACGCTGGAAGGCATCCAGCTCAGCCCGGGCAAGTTCGATGCAAACGTGGTCTTTGCACCAATGAACGAGGCTTCCATCCACCTGTCCCAATGTGCACACACGGTCGAAATGCGCATGGATGTCGAGCCGGAAAGGTTTCTGTTTTGCGTTTGCATTGGCGAGGACAACGAAGAGCAGGTTTTCGGTGCAAGGGACCCCGCCTCGTGGATCTTTGTGCTCCCGCCCGAAGGCGGTGCGGCGATGCCTGCGCCGGAGAACAGCACGCTTCTGACGCTGAGCGTTGCGAGCAAGGTCATTCTTGAAAGTGAAATTCTGATCCCGGAAGCAAGGGCCTGGTTTGAGACGGTACGGCCTGAAGGCGAATTTGTCCGATCGAAACGGCTCGCATCCCGAATGAAAGAAGACGTCATGCTTGCTCTTTTGGGTGGAACAGGCCGCTCATTGAACGGAGGGTCGAAATCAGGCCAGTCCGTGAGCGAAGCAATGATGTCCGGAATCATGTCCGCTTTTTCGCTGGAGTGGCTGATACATGACGGGATTGAGGTCGATCGGCGCACACCGGCCGCTGATCGTTTTTTCCGGGCCCGGCGCCTCATTTGCGAACATGATTTCACGATCGGCGACGGTTTGAACGACGCACTTTCCAGGCTGGGATCGACACGTTCCGTCGAACAGGCTTTTGCCAGTCACGTCAAGATGGGTCCGCATTCCTATGCACGGGCCATTCGGCTGCACAATGCGCGGCGAAGGCTTTGCGACAAGCACTACTCGGGAGAGTCCGTCGGCAATATCGCCGCCTTTGAAGGTTTTTGGGATTGCAGCCGATTTGCGCTCTACTATCGCAAGCATTTCGGTGAACAGCCCTCGCAGACCCGCAAGAAGAGGATGATCCGTCAGGGATCACCGAATTTTCCTTCCCTGGCCGGACGGTTCCGGCATTGACCTGATGGCAAACGGTACCCGGTTTGGTGCCGGCTGAGTGAGCCCGATCTGCCGGCCGGAGCATACCGCCGGTTTGTGCAATCCAATTTCTTCTTCCAAACGCCAAGTGTCTTTTTCATGCGTCCGAAACACGGCCGACAGTGATGTGGGTCACTTTCCATGCGCCAATATTCACCTAGCTTCAAACCCGTAATAACTTTCCTTGTCACAAATCTCATCTTCGGGAGAGATGACCTTTGGACCTGATCAGCAATATCCTGAAACACATCACCGTCAGAAACCGGGTCACGGGTCTTTTGAGCCTGCGCGGCAACTGGGCGTTCGAATCTCCCGAAGCCGATGAGGCTGTCTTTCATTGCATTTTCAAGGGCACGGCCTGCGTTACCTTCCGCGACAAGACAATTCACCTGAAGCCGGGCGACATGGTCATGTTCACGAAGGGGCACGGACATGTCCTGGGGAGCGCCCCGAATGCCCAGATGATCACCTTCGCGGAAGACGACACCCGTGTGCGAATGCATGACGTGCACGCCGGCGAGTTATGCGAAGTCGTCAAGGACACCGAGGGTGAGGAGACATCGATCATCTGCGCGCGCTTCAACTTCAGCAGTCAGACGGCAAAAGACCTCGTGGAACACCTGTCCGAGCAGGTTGTCCTGCGGGACCGGAGCCATTCCAGCTTCTCGGCGCTGGAGCCGGTCCTGCGCGCGGTCGCGGCCGAAGCCCATTCGGACGCCCCCGGGGCACTGGCGCAGCTCGATGGACTGGTCAATCTCTTGTACATGTCGTTCATGCGCGG
This region of uncultured Roseibium sp. genomic DNA includes:
- a CDS encoding AraC family transcriptional regulator yields the protein MDLISNILKHITVRNRVTGLLSLRGNWAFESPEADEAVFHCIFKGTACVTFRDKTIHLKPGDMVMFTKGHGHVLGSAPNAQMITFAEDDTRVRMHDVHAGELCEVVKDTEGEETSIICARFNFSSQTAKDLVEHLSEQVVLRDRSHSSFSALEPVLRAVAAEAHSDAPGALAQLDGLVNLLYMSFMRGWLKDYAPEKSGWIAGMKDPKIAKALQLIHADPGKDWQVTGLASEVGMSRSSFAARFSDVTGVTPVRYLTRWRLIMAANQLETEPTRAIGSIALAAGYDSEPSFSTAFKREFGSPPGIWRKGRLNGAVHEVGSS
- a CDS encoding helix-turn-helix domain-containing protein, producing the protein MNVHCLMDRRGDAEKRPDESPAAKSFACDDIDQFSGLFHGVTLEGIQLSPGKFDANVVFAPMNEASIHLSQCAHTVEMRMDVEPERFLFCVCIGEDNEEQVFGARDPASWIFVLPPEGGAAMPAPENSTLLTLSVASKVILESEILIPEARAWFETVRPEGEFVRSKRLASRMKEDVMLALLGGTGRSLNGGSKSGQSVSEAMMSGIMSAFSLEWLIHDGIEVDRRTPAADRFFRARRLICEHDFTIGDGLNDALSRLGSTRSVEQAFASHVKMGPHSYARAIRLHNARRRLCDKHYSGESVGNIAAFEGFWDCSRFALYYRKHFGEQPSQTRKKRMIRQGSPNFPSLAGRFRH